The Mauremys reevesii isolate NIE-2019 linkage group 1, ASM1616193v1, whole genome shotgun sequence genome segment gtcccctaaataaaacaaacactaaactagagaaggtgGGTAGACGGCCTCCATTCCCGGCTGAACCCCAGGGATTATTTTGCCCtgtaaccgtgggttcgccctagcgaaagatccagccgatgaagaggccttctgtctctaggtggattacggcagACTTCTGGTGTTGGTGCACCCGAAAGTGTCTTGGGCACGGGCCTGACAATGGGCTCAGGGTTCGTAGGGCGAAGGGGTGAGGAtggggtatcagctcgtgctgggcagaggggtatctctgctgctggcagtaatggaggggaaaagtcaggaacaggtgacttgATTCGGTGTCTTGCTGgaagtggtgaagtcaggcaactcaactgaagatgtgtcctgaggactggtatGACCTGGGAGCAGATGATCTACATGTCGCTGCCAAGTGAGATCCTCTGCAGTCTGGattgtgtaggaaacaggtcccaTTTGAGTAatgacagtggcagggacccatttagctccagaagtataATTACGAGCCAAAACCGGCTGTCcagggctaaaggttcggtctttggCTCTGGGTGCACGCCTGATGACTTGATCTTGCTGCTGACGTTGCACAATTtctcggggttcagaaggtttcagcagatcaaagcaagtgcgccgctgtcgtcccatcattagaaaggccggggatgccttggtcgtagcatgaggtgtgtttctgtaggataaTAAGAAGgtgtccagatgcttttgaatggataaTTGTCCCCTTGGTGATTTCAAagcttgtttcattgtctgcacaaatctttcagctaatccattggtggatggacgataaggtgctgaagtgatgtggtgtatcccattgccttcaggtactgatgaaacttctgaaTTCCGAAAATGATTCCcgatgcctcacgttcgatttgggcatagttagtttctgctttgcttagagtgcaattatttgcctccatgcattcagctgggccctctcagtgtgggaggactgggAGGACTACATGAGCTCGGTGAACATGTCGTTCTGAGTTtgttttttccgccttctaatctgtaCCAGCCTCTGGGACAGAGTAGATAGGGGCTGCGTTGAAAtatttgcacctgcgggaggagaaaaagggagggtagtattttaaaagatacatttcagagaacaaaggggacactcttagtgaaacaggcaattcatagtacaccgcacatgttctttctgtacaagttagcattttgcctcttatactgccactttggtgtgagtaagccatcacacacgggcaacagaattcagcttgcaggcagcctaggggcacgcagggttctgcttcttctacattcatttcaatgctttcagaCTGCTGGCCCCCCTTCCTGTAGCAAGCAATGCCTCGTGGGTTTGCCATGTAAAAGGAGggcctgcaggctctctgggatgattgcttcacacaaccccccacacccactgtgTGGCTCCAAtgagggatgagccctttaaactaaatgTCAACAGGCCAGCGCAGCTGTTCCCTCCCCTGCACTGTGTGGCTccaatcaggctctcactcaccagaagtaccttctccagggtcctGATCTGGGAACCCAccttgggagtgggggaggctattggctccagcgtTAAGACTAGTTCCTGGCTATGGGGGAAAATGTattccccacttgccgcctgtgcactgtcctcctcctcctcctcctcctcctcttcgtcctccaatgACTCATCCTCCTTGCTTCATGCAActtcccccttgcaggtgtccacaggcagtggtggggtagtggtggcatcaccccccataaCTGCATGGAGCTCACGGTAAaagcggaatgtatggggctgtgacccagagcgcccATTCGCCTCCCTGACTTTTTGGTATGCTTACCTGAGTGCCTTGATTTTTgtatgacactgctctgtgtccctggagtagcctctttccatcatggtcctggagactttagcgtaggtatttgcgttcctttttttggaatgtagttctgccataacagattcatctccccaacatgcgatgagatccagtacctcccattcagaCCATGCTGGACGCATACAAATGTTCTTGTGAGTGGGGTTTTCGAACAATAAATACCTTGTAACATTGTCTTTGGATAATTTCAAAAACCTGCAGTTCCAAATGATCGATTTAAATTAGTAAATGACAAATGGATTCAGTGTTCATGCCAGGCGCCGTGCATACAAACCTCTTCACAATTGTACTTACTTGCAACCGCTCAGGTTGCTCCTCATAGatcacacacacgtacacacccTCCCAGCTATCAAGCTCTCAGGAGTCCCTGTCATCAGTCTTTCCATGGGAATCAAGCAGTGTTTGAagtttcaaaaacagattccaacaagTAACAGCAGAAtcggaattaatttgcaaacttgacaccattaaattaggcttgaaaaaAGACTGAGggtggatgggtcattatacaaagtaaaaactatttccccaggttaattttcctcctcctgttactcacaccttcttgtcaactattggaaatgggccatcctgattatcactacaaaagtttttttcctcctgctgataatagcccaccttaactgattactcttgtTTTAGTTAATATGGCAAcactcattttttcatgtcctctgtgtacatatatcttcctactgtattttccactgcaggcatccaatgaaatgggttttagcccacgaaagcttacgctcaaataaatttgttaggcctggtccacacttataagggggttcgaattagggtacgcaaattcagctatgtgaataacgtagctgaattcgaagtaccctaattcaaaccacttacccgtccagacgcggcggggtcgaagtccgcagctcccccgtcgactccaccaccgccgtttgcggtggtggaggaccggagtcgaccgcggcgcttccggagttcgaactatcacgtctataatagacgcgatagttcgaactccgagaagtcgaactcgccgcgtcgacgGGGCAGGTAAGTGAAGACCTACcctaagtctctaaggtgcaacaagtaCTCCAAATCCAAGAAGAATGGCCTTTTTACACATACCTTCTCTTCTCTTAGGCCACTCTATATTGGAAAGTTATTTTGGAATAAGGAAGGGGGAATTTAAAGTGCTATAGCCATTCCACAGTAGAATAAGAGTTGGCTTGTTCCAGTTTAACTTGATTCACTTGTAAATTAGATTAAACTAAGCTGTCAACCTGGGGAGTTTTTACCAAACAGCTATTCCAGTCCAtttcaccatgtagacaagcttttAGAAATCTGTGGCCTCTTCTGAAGCCACCTACACCCTTTCCATGGCAATCAGGCCAGCTGCAGGAGCACAAATGAGGCAGCATCCACCCTGCTAATAGAAGTTCAGgtggatgcttcagaggaactTTTCACCTCCGTGGCAGCCGCCTGGGTGTAGAACACACACAGAGACTCTCCTGGAACTGCCCAGACCCCTGTCTTCCCATCCAACACAGCTGAAGAACAGATTTAAAGCCTAACCCGGctctcattgagttcagtgggcgtTGGCCTGTGCTGTAAGAGAGAGAACACATTCTATACCAGCCCATATATCTGTCCATGAAAGACATATTGTAAGCATAGTAAGAGACCCAAAACTTTGCATCTATCAGATGACTCTCATAATCAGCCAGTGAGAATATTGAAATTCAGTAGCAGTAGATGGCCTCAGAAGTGTGTGAGCTACTCAAGTTAGGGATAATGGGTGGTATTATGTCCTGGAGACTTAATTCTCCCTATTGGTTTCCTCATCAGGTGAAAAAAGACTGGTATGTTAGGTGTTATTGCTGAAACAAGATACTTTTGAGCACATACACTAAAAAGTATAGTGGAAAGTGATGTCACCACAGGCATATGGCTTATACACTTTCACAAAGAAATggtgatgatgatggtgatggtgtTGGGGTGTGCTTTTTACATCCTGGAATCCTTCACTCCAGTTCTTTCAGAATCTGATGGGTAGATATGGTATGCTATGCATGAGTGCCTGGACCCTCCCCCATCTCTGGTCTATCTAGACTGGGGAATCTCCTGCAGTTTCTTTGTTGCTTCGATTGCATTCCTACAGCTTGTTCTTGTTACATAGATTATGCTGTAAAACAGGCTTTGCACAATGACAAGTTTGTAAATGTTAACTTACCTTTCCCTTTATTCCCTTTAGCCTTTTACAGGAACACAGAGCTTTCCAACCTCTATCTTGCAAAATCAAGTCCCAAGTCTCAGTATCATCGTTTGATGTACTACTCCAAAACCGTCTCTTTTTGCTGGCAGTACCTGACAGATGCTGTGAGGTAAGGAGATGAAATCTTATGTTGTTAGTACAAAACTCATGTGCCAACACCCATTGCAATAAAGCACTTTGCTACATTTGTGAACCTGCTCTGGAAAAGGTTTGTCTTTGGGAAAACTGGAGAAAATAAAGACATATGTaatccacacacctcctgggtaacATTGACTGGTAATTGTTTGGGAAGCATGTTGAACTATTACTACACAAGCTTATATTTGCTAGTGCTTCAGTGGATGAATTCACTGCAGATTCAGAAACAGAATTCTATACTATGCTTATTTGATGTGTCCCAAGGGAAACATTTAATGATGATAATAGTTtctgtggagggaagctctcGGCCAGGCAAATGATGATGAATAGTGACTGAGGGATGCTTGCAGGGATCCTAGGCTGCCCCAAAACGATCCTACTGCCCCACCTGCCAAAGCGTTGGGCTCCCAAAGCCCTGCTGCCCTGAGAGCCCCGCTGTCCCAGGAACGGGGACTGGAGTCAGATAGCCCGAGGGCCAGGGGCCGGAAACCCGGCtgccctgggggaccccactgcTCCCAGATGGGGGATGGGaatctggctgctgctgccctgggagCCTCGCTTCCCCATGGATGTGGGTTGGGAGCTTGGCTGCCCCAGGGGCCCCTGTGCCGTGATTCCCAAAGCGCTGGGTCCCATGAAGCCCTGCCACTCCGGGGCCGAAGTACCTGCTTCAGGCAGCCCCGTGGCTGCACGAAAAGCAGTTGGTGGCCGCATTTCAGAATCGCTGATCAAAGCAATAACACAAAGGGTAACACTTATACCTTAATAAGTAGAATAAAATGGGTACCTTAATAAGCCAAAGTTGTCACCAAAGCAGAAAGGTGTCAAAGCACAAAtaccccatatatatatatatatttttttttaagagatggGAAAAACCAATATGAGCGAGCATTCGGCATGTCATCAGAAGACATCTTTGGGGCTCTCTACAGGTAATAATTTAGTGTCGGGAATTTTATGCTCTTCTTTTATGTGGATGTCTTTTCTATTTTGTGTTACCGCTTTGACTGTGAAATATGGTGATTAAACCTATTCACATGAAAACCCCATCATTCCAATGACATCCAGTGTTGAGAGTAAGGTGCTCGTCACCTTGGTATCTAAGCATCAAGTTCTTACTGGCAACCTATCATGAACAATTTGCTATGTAGAATGTTTGGTATAATGGAAAATTCTGTTAAATGAAAAACAGCTGGAGACCCTTAGGCTTAACATCATATCACTGCTAGATGATAAGTGTAATTTACAGTAAGTCTCATTAAAATGTAGGATGTGAATCAAGGTGGATTTATTCTTAATATTTTGAATATCTGCTAATTTAAGTTTATTTTGATAGTGATCAAAATAGACGATTGTGCATGCTGGCAGAGAAACAGGGTTAATATAGTATTTTAGCTAAAAGAACAAGAGCTATATGATGCTAGCAATCAATGAATGTGTCATAATTTACTTGCACTACAAACAACGTTCTTTCAAATCACTAGATCAGAAGAAGAGATGATCAAATTCATGTATTGTTTCAATGCATTTTGGAGTATATCTGGCAGAGATGTGATTGCTGCATTTGACCTTTCACCTTTCACTGTCATTTATGATCTGGGAGGTAAGTGTCATCAGAACTTTGAACTGTCTTCTTTGATAAGCTATGGATAAATACTACACTTGTTCTACGACCTGCGTGAGCAATGGAAAAACAGGACAGACTAAATAGCCAGGATCTATCATAAGGGAAGCATTTTACATTCTGAGGCAAAGTTATATAAACATTTGAAAATGATAAAAGCATTAGAAAGCAGAATGTTTTCCTGAGTCTAAAGAACCCCATAGATCTAAATAGCTGCTTATTTTCCTTCTCATTGATTTGGGAGGTTTTTCTTCTGCCATTGCTTAAGAAATTCTGCCAGAACAGCCTCCAGGCTACTCTTCTCTTCATTCAGTAACTTTAGGTTGATGAATTGCCTACATACGTCTTACTCCCAAACAGCTTTACCATTGTCTCTGTATTTCAATCCTGTCAGGATTTATAGCACCAGGCAATGTCCATTTGTATTTCTCCCCTGCTGTTTTGCTCTTCCATGTTTCTAAAACACAGAAAGCAGAAATGAAGTCTGGCTAATCTGTTCTAATCACTTTCACTTCTCAGCCTCTAAAGGCATTCAGTGTGCCTCAGCTGTGTCTTATTCTTCTTTGCAATGGCCTTACCTATGATTTTCTGAGTAATATTGATGACAATTTTCCACTGGAGCTGTGCATAGCATTAGAACAGCCTCtgccaacaggggcggctctagacaccagcgcgccaagcaggcgcttggggcggccgtttccctggggggcggcatttggttccggtggagctcccgccggcatgcctgtggcaggtccaccggagcccgggacgagcggacctgccgcaggcatgactgcggcgggtcccgtcttcccggtctccggtggacctgccacaggcatgccggcaggagctcaaccggagccgcgggaagaggggacccgccgcgggaccggggaagggcggcgcagcgctccgcgctgcttggggcagcccgatttctagagccgcccctgtctgccaATGTATTTCCTTGATGGCAGCAAATATAGCCCTACAGTTTGTATGTCAAAATTCTGCAATCACAACACACCACAATCACTTCTGTGTTTTTCGTGAGCCAAGTGATGTATTAAAATCTGCtacatatgatgatgatgatgttttcAGTGTTATGTTTTATTATTTCAAGGTTTTCTTGACTACATTTGTTGGGTTATTTCCATGCccatggccctgattcagcctcAATTGGAATTATCGTGTATTTAAGGATGGGcctgttgccggcccaaagggcccgaggGGGGTGCAACagtggggttcgttgcccggtgtgcatcgcgctaattaacacaccagggtggagaagcaaaccaggtttatttgagctcaaataaggtgcaagggagaaaaagcaatctcaaatcctgcacacccgcacgcaggcggggtcccagcatttatacccccttgTGAGGGTTTTTCTGTActtttcccaccgtgggggctacttTCTcttgcatataactttaattacagcatctgctttccgcctatcttatctagtattggctgcatctAGTGGCAAGCGGCCTTGCAGCTGCCAGtagtcagcacataacacaagaggttacaaaagtttagtaacgctaacaaaagcacttcacatagaggtactttggttcacataggcccagagccatcctcccaagttacctagatttatgcctagtgacaccaacaggccTGTGCTTAAGCACCTGGGTGAACCAGTGTCCATAAGCATGCTCTGTTCTGCCCTCTGACTATTTCATTTTAAGTAGATCTGGCTGGGAAAATGAATCTCACTGTGCAAAAGTTTCAAGGTTTTAGAAATAAACTGTATCCGaaattgggatgaaaagccaAAATCTCAAACATTTTTGCAGAAGAGAAATTCtgcaatatttcattttggaaacaccAAAGTGTTCCCGGTGAGGGAATATTTCAAAGTTTCGCAAATGAAAGATGCTTCTTGGAGGGAGCTCTGCTCTGTGGCAACCCCATCACAGGAGctgctgaggagccagggagctgggggatCCCAGAAAACTGTTCGCCATATGGGTTACTGGCAAGGTAGGGCAGGCAAGCTGGAAGTAAGTAAGTTATTCTGAAGCTTAATGTATTATAGCCATGGAATCGTTCCTGATTGTCCCACACCCCACCTGTCACTTGAACTCAACTTATAgttcttttccccctctcctgcctTCTCTCTAAGACAAATGTACTGGTTGTCTTGAGAtttcttctgtgcttctcagACTGAAATCAGTGTTTTTATTACAAGGGATTTAAAAGTGTTCTTGGTGGCTGTTTGTATAGAATTGATATTGAAGAGCCACTCTAGAATTTTGTAGGCTCAAAATTTGGACCACTTGCTTCCCTCCCATCCTTCTTTCTGTTTGCAAAGTCCTTATACAGAAAATCTTTCGGTGCCCTTTTTCCGTCTGAATCCAAACCCTACAATAGTTGATGGGAATtgtcccattgactccactgaTTTTTGGAGCAGGCCATTGTTGAATGCTCACTGCCCGCAGTCTTATGCAAATGACTAGCTCTGCAGGAACAAACCCGAGTGTTTGTGGGATGGAGCAAAAGCAGCTGAAGCACTAAAGGATGTAAGGAagtaaacaaaccaaaaaaagttaattttcacCTCCTTCTACatcaattacatttaaaaaacctcttCCAATCTAGGTGGGACCACGATACAAATAAAGAAGATTCACAGCCCCACTTAGGGGGCAAATCTccaggggggggcaagtggggcaatttgccccaagccctgggccctgcaggaacccccatgagaatatagtattctgtagtattacaacttttttttatggaaggggcccccgaaattgctttgccccaggccccctgaatcctctgggtggccctgcaaatCTCCCAGTATTGAATAATTGCTGGTGTGCTCTTTATGCATCCACTTGAATGCCAATTTCATTTCGCTTTCCTGTCTGCTACACCCCTATAAACCATCTGGCACACTTCTCTGTCTTTGCTTTTAGGTCATCACCTCCCTGTACTTTATTCTCTTCTTCACTGCTGGGTCCCATTTctctgtctctcctctcctcctccgaCCCCCACTCCCTCAAAACCGaccatttattttgatttaaatagTAAAAATAGACATCTAAAAGCAAGATGCTTTATATACTCAGTTTATATCGTAACAAGGCCCCAACAGCATTTATCCCTTCAAATGTAACATGGGCCTTTGTGGCCAGTCACATTGCACTAATCTACCCAACCTACTGTTTTCAACAATTTTGCACACTTTGGACCTGCCCACAATTGTTCAGTAAAGCCGCATCCCCACCACATGACACTGACGGGCTAGGAGGCACACAGCATGGAGCTTGGGTTTTAATTTTTACGTTGCTGTTTAATTGGGATGATGTTGAAGGCCTTGGTATATACTTGCATCCTTGGCACCTAATAGCTCAACTTCTCCCAGGTGAGAAACCAAGCTCAGAGGGTGTACATTGCTCATTACACTCTGTTATCATGAAACATGGTCCCTTCAGCACATTTTTCTTTGCATATGAGCACACACAAAATGAACCAAGTTTACCTTCATGGAAAGTGATCCGACGTTCTTCTGGGGGTACAAAACGCTCCTTCGCCACTTGCACTACTTTAGGTAGGTCATAAATTGTGACTGTAGACTTTGGGTACAAAGAAATACATTCCTGGGCCAAACCACCTGCACATCCTTATAGTGAAAGTGAAATACAGGGTAAATGCTCAAATATAACAACATTGGTCatttttataatattttccaTCTAAGAAACTTAGACTGCAATGAACTCAGATTCATGCCACCTTGTGAGGTAGGTTAATGTTAGTATCCACTTTTACAGAAGGAGACACTGAAATAGAAAAAAACATAAGTGATTTATTCATGGTCTCTCAGCCTCTCTCCGGAATAAGACCCAATTCTCTGTTACCCAGTGATCTAATCACTGGACCATAAAGGGTATTGCTTTTAAACAACATAGTATGATGCCACTACAGCTGGCTGGAAATTTTCAAAGGAAGAGTGTTTTCTTTCAAAGAAATGGTCATTCTGAATATGGAATTTTTGTGCAATATTGACTTTATCTAAATTTTAGTTTTCGTGATATTTTTATgactattttttaataaaaaatataactAGAAGTATTTTTCACTGAAAGCCTGTATTTTGGTAAAGAGGAAATGGAGATCACCATTTCAATGTTTTCCATCAAATATGAGAATTTAATCAAATAAAATAGAGTTTGTTTTGAACATT includes the following:
- the LOC120395792 gene encoding acetylserotonin O-methyltransferase-like isoform X1, with product MLDAYKCSSFYRNTELSNLYLAKSSPKSQYHRLMYYSKTVSFCWQYLTDAVRDGKNQYERAFGMSSEDIFGALYRSEEEMIKFMYCFNAFWSISGRDVIAAFDLSPFTVIYDLGGDFFKDPIPEADLYILARILHDWADDKCMQLLAKIHKACKPGGGVLLVETLLNEDKTGPLEAQLYSMNMLVQAEGKERMPTEYSKLVAAAGFREIQVKKTGKLYDAILGRK